In Corynebacterium endometrii, one DNA window encodes the following:
- a CDS encoding anthranilate synthase component 1: protein MTQPSPQSEEFFTASRDISYHFDAAAMFHTLAEERDSLLLEAADIESKKNVNCIAVLKAALKVTCNDQVVQAQALTPTGQRMLDRLARQLEPFATELTPSTATFAFTRSEAHDERERLLATSTAEVLRKLQLDGGYRTDMLPFVGGGFAFDYLQTFEELPEVGEGPNEYPDYEFVVAETLMHIDHLAATSRVLGVGIDRDALNEELDRLVERAADDYAEFPDAPQLESIRAVADVDDETFRGHVTQLQGHIHAGDIYQVVPARTFSMECPDTFAAYRQLRETNPSPYMFYVRGADYELFGASPESNLKFTAHNREVMLYPIAGTRPRGLNPDGTINHELDIRNELEMRTDDKEIAEHSMLVDLARNDLARVAEPRTRRVADLLQVDRYSRVMHLVSRVTATLHADFDALDAYRACMNMGTLTGAPKLRAMELIRGIETTRRGSYGGAVGYLKGDGSMDNCIVIRSAFVKNGTAVVQAGAGVVRDSVPQSEADETLHKAYAVLHAIAKAHGAQLEVVR, encoded by the coding sequence ATGACCCAACCGTCACCGCAAAGCGAGGAGTTCTTTACCGCCTCGCGTGACATTAGCTATCACTTTGATGCCGCAGCGATGTTCCACACGCTGGCCGAGGAGCGCGATTCCTTGCTGCTCGAGGCCGCGGATATCGAGTCGAAGAAGAACGTCAACTGCATCGCCGTCCTCAAGGCGGCGCTGAAGGTCACCTGCAACGACCAGGTGGTTCAAGCCCAGGCCCTAACCCCCACCGGTCAGCGCATGCTAGACCGCCTGGCGCGCCAGTTAGAGCCCTTCGCGACCGAGCTCACCCCGTCCACCGCCACCTTCGCCTTCACCCGCTCCGAGGCGCACGACGAACGCGAGCGCCTGCTGGCCACCTCCACCGCAGAGGTCCTGCGCAAGCTGCAATTAGACGGAGGCTACCGGACGGACATGTTGCCTTTTGTGGGCGGCGGCTTTGCCTTCGATTACCTCCAGACCTTTGAGGAACTCCCCGAGGTTGGGGAGGGGCCAAATGAGTATCCGGATTACGAGTTCGTGGTGGCCGAGACCCTGATGCACATCGACCACTTGGCGGCCACCTCACGGGTCCTGGGAGTGGGCATTGATAGGGACGCCCTCAACGAGGAGTTGGACCGTTTGGTCGAACGCGCCGCGGATGATTATGCGGAATTCCCGGACGCTCCACAGCTAGAGAGCATCAGGGCGGTCGCGGACGTGGATGATGAAACCTTCCGCGGTCACGTCACCCAGCTGCAGGGCCATATCCACGCCGGCGATATTTACCAGGTGGTCCCCGCGCGCACCTTCAGCATGGAGTGCCCGGATACGTTTGCCGCGTACCGCCAGCTGCGTGAGACCAACCCTTCGCCCTACATGTTCTACGTGCGCGGCGCAGACTACGAACTCTTTGGGGCTTCCCCGGAATCCAACCTGAAGTTCACCGCGCACAACCGTGAAGTCATGTTGTATCCCATCGCCGGCACGCGCCCGCGGGGCCTAAACCCTGACGGCACCATCAACCATGAGCTCGACATTCGCAACGAGCTCGAGATGCGCACCGATGATAAGGAGATCGCGGAGCATTCCATGCTCGTTGACCTTGCCCGCAACGATCTTGCGCGGGTGGCCGAACCGCGAACCCGCCGTGTCGCCGACTTGCTCCAAGTGGACCGTTACTCCCGCGTGATGCACCTAGTCTCCCGCGTCACCGCCACCCTCCACGCAGACTTTGACGCCCTAGACGCCTACCGCGCCTGCATGAACATGGGCACGCTGACCGGAGCGCCGAAGTTGCGAGCCATGGAACTCATCCGCGGCATCGAAACCACACGCCGCGGTTCCTACGGCGGCGCCGTGGGGTATCTCAAGGGTGACGGCTCGATGGACAACTGCATCGTCATCCGTTCCGCATTCGTGAAAAACGGCACGGCCGTGGTGCAGGCCGGCGCCGGTGTGGTCCGCGATTCGGTCCCGCAGTCCGAGGCCGATGAAACACTGCATAAGGCGTATGCCGTCCTGCACGCAATTGCCAAAGCCCACGGCGCACAACTGGAGGTAGTCCGTTGA
- a CDS encoding anthranilate synthase component II: protein MIDNNTKVVLIDNHDSFVYNLVDALAGYDITVFRNTVSSDEVFDANPDVICLSPGPGHPHEAGCMMDVIDRALGKVPLLGICLGFQALLDHHGGRVEPCGPVHGKSVNMTLTPEGARHPVFEGLTVDREPDQADYVGTQVPVARYHSLGCVQPPAGLVSLATTATDLGEVVMAAETQDGMAFGMQFHPESILTPTGPIMLERCIEALVQASGRRE, encoded by the coding sequence TTGATTGACAACAACACCAAGGTTGTCCTCATCGATAACCACGATTCCTTTGTCTACAACCTGGTGGACGCACTGGCAGGCTATGACATCACGGTCTTCCGCAATACCGTCAGCTCCGATGAGGTCTTCGACGCGAACCCTGACGTCATCTGCCTGTCCCCGGGCCCCGGCCACCCGCACGAGGCCGGCTGCATGATGGACGTCATTGACCGCGCCCTGGGCAAGGTTCCGCTGCTGGGCATCTGCTTGGGCTTCCAGGCCTTGCTGGACCACCACGGCGGCAGGGTAGAGCCCTGCGGGCCCGTCCACGGAAAATCCGTCAACATGACGCTCACGCCAGAGGGCGCGCGCCACCCGGTATTCGAGGGCCTGACCGTGGACCGCGAGCCCGATCAAGCGGACTACGTGGGCACACAGGTGCCGGTGGCCCGCTATCACTCGCTTGGGTGCGTTCAGCCACCGGCCGGGCTCGTATCGCTAGCCACCACCGCCACCGACCTTGGTGAGGTGGTCATGGCCGCCGAGACCCAGGACGGCATGGCCTTTGGAATGCAGTTCCACCCAGAGTCCATCCTTACCCCCACCGGCCCCATCATGCTTGAGCGCTGTATTGAGGCGCTGGTCCAAGCCTCGGGGCGGCGGGAATGA
- the trpD gene encoding anthranilate phosphoribosyltransferase yields the protein MTSQNSLKILQRFLDTKEPTLEQAIETFTPLTVGDYDDVHIAALLTCIRTRGETFADVAGAAQAFLKAGRPFPITGEGLMDTAGTGGDGANNINITTAASLLAASDGVKMVKCGNRSVSSKSGSADVLEALNIPLDLDPERAVRQFEASNFTFLFAPAYNPSVAHVQPVRKSLGVTTLFNTIGPVLAPARPELQIMGVANPDHGPLIARTFKEIGRGRALVVHGCGTDEIAVHGPTTIWELRDGEIEKYTVTPDELGLPEHPLDSLEGGDGATNAKLIRDVFAGNGAQAHVDAIAANAGGMFYLAGRFDTIGEGVAHAKEVIASGQTHEWLAKHEEANYGEA from the coding sequence ATGACCAGCCAGAACTCCCTGAAGATCCTGCAGCGCTTCCTGGATACTAAAGAACCGACGCTCGAGCAGGCGATTGAGACCTTCACCCCGCTGACCGTGGGTGACTATGATGACGTCCACATCGCGGCGCTGTTGACCTGCATCCGCACGCGCGGCGAGACCTTCGCGGACGTGGCCGGCGCGGCGCAGGCCTTCCTCAAGGCCGGACGCCCCTTCCCGATCACCGGCGAGGGCCTCATGGATACCGCCGGCACCGGTGGCGATGGAGCCAATAACATCAACATCACCACCGCGGCCTCCCTGCTGGCCGCCTCCGATGGCGTGAAGATGGTCAAGTGCGGCAACCGCTCCGTCTCCTCCAAGTCCGGCTCCGCGGATGTACTCGAGGCACTGAACATTCCCCTTGACCTTGACCCGGAGCGCGCGGTTCGCCAGTTTGAGGCCTCCAACTTCACCTTCCTCTTCGCCCCGGCCTACAACCCTTCCGTGGCGCACGTGCAGCCGGTGCGCAAATCCCTGGGTGTGACCACCTTGTTCAATACCATTGGTCCAGTGCTCGCCCCAGCCCGCCCCGAACTCCAGATCATGGGCGTGGCCAATCCTGATCACGGCCCATTAATCGCGCGGACGTTTAAGGAGATCGGCCGCGGGCGCGCCCTGGTAGTGCACGGTTGCGGCACCGATGAGATCGCCGTACACGGACCAACGACCATCTGGGAGTTGCGCGACGGCGAGATTGAAAAGTACACCGTCACCCCGGACGAACTAGGACTGCCGGAGCACCCGCTCGATTCCCTCGAAGGCGGCGACGGGGCTACCAACGCGAAGCTCATCCGCGATGTCTTCGCGGGCAACGGCGCACAGGCCCACGTCGATGCGATCGCAGCGAACGCCGGCGGCATGTTCTACCTCGCCGGACGCTTCGACACGATAGGGGAGGGCGTGGCCCACGCCAAGGAGGTCATCGCCTCCGGACAGACGCACGAATGGCTGGCCAAGCACGAGGAGGCAAACTATGGCGAAGCCTAA
- the trpCF gene encoding bifunctional indole-3-glycerol-phosphate synthase TrpC/phosphoribosylanthranilate isomerase TrpF, which yields MAKPNSGETGKALPTVLEGIVAKRRTHLEGIRERIAHVDLDSLPRSERSLYDSLKGGNRFIMECKSASPSLGLIREHYEPGAIARIYSRYAAGISVLCEPERFGGDYDHLQTVAMSTHLPVLCKDFIIDPIQVYAARYYGADAILLMMSIVDDETYAELKALADKLGLDVLTEAITKEEVDRAVAFGVDIIGINNRNLHDLSIDLDRTEQLGHYIPEGKIVVSESGIRDNRTVRRLGSHSDAFLVGSQLTGEPDIDLAARRLVYGDNKVCGLTTPRAAQAARAAGAIYGGLIFEEASPRNVSRETAREIIAAEPDLQYVAVSRRTDKFDELVLDGVRAIQLHAPYQGSLEAERALIARARATGLDVWRAVSMTGEGGPEHAQGIAEEVDLLVLDAREGGSGTSFDWSTIPAELKERSLLAGGIGLDNIDQALAVGTAGLDLNSGMETTKGVKDTGKIARAFATIRAYTD from the coding sequence ATGGCGAAGCCTAACTCCGGCGAAACCGGGAAAGCGCTCCCCACGGTGCTCGAGGGGATCGTCGCCAAGCGGCGGACCCACCTCGAGGGAATCCGTGAACGCATTGCCCACGTGGACCTCGACTCCCTGCCTCGCTCCGAGCGTTCCCTCTATGACTCCCTCAAGGGGGGCAACCGCTTCATCATGGAGTGCAAATCCGCATCGCCCTCGCTGGGCCTGATTCGCGAGCACTACGAGCCGGGCGCCATAGCGCGCATCTATTCGCGGTACGCGGCCGGCATCTCCGTGCTCTGCGAACCGGAGCGCTTCGGAGGGGACTATGACCACCTGCAAACCGTGGCAATGTCCACCCACCTGCCGGTGCTGTGCAAGGACTTCATCATCGATCCAATCCAGGTGTACGCCGCGCGATACTATGGCGCGGACGCCATCTTGCTCATGATGTCCATCGTGGACGATGAAACCTACGCGGAGCTCAAGGCCTTGGCCGACAAGCTCGGCCTGGACGTGCTTACCGAGGCCATCACGAAGGAGGAGGTGGACCGCGCCGTGGCGTTCGGCGTGGACATCATTGGGATCAACAACCGCAACCTCCACGATCTGAGCATCGATCTGGACCGCACCGAACAGCTCGGCCACTACATACCCGAGGGAAAGATCGTGGTGTCCGAGTCCGGCATCCGCGACAATCGCACGGTCCGCCGCTTGGGCTCTCATTCCGACGCCTTCCTCGTCGGCTCCCAACTCACCGGCGAGCCTGACATTGACCTCGCCGCCCGTCGGCTCGTCTATGGCGACAACAAGGTCTGTGGGCTTACCACTCCACGCGCCGCACAAGCCGCGCGGGCGGCGGGCGCAATTTACGGCGGGCTCATCTTCGAGGAGGCGTCCCCGCGCAACGTTTCACGTGAAACCGCGCGCGAGATCATCGCCGCCGAGCCGGACCTACAGTACGTTGCGGTGTCCCGCCGCACGGACAAATTCGATGAGCTAGTCCTCGACGGCGTTCGCGCAATCCAGCTCCACGCGCCATACCAGGGCAGCCTCGAGGCGGAGAGGGCCCTCATCGCCCGGGCCCGCGCCACCGGCCTTGACGTGTGGCGCGCCGTATCCATGACGGGGGAGGGCGGCCCCGAGCACGCCCAGGGCATCGCAGAAGAAGTAGACCTTCTTGTCCTCGACGCGCGCGAGGGCGGCAGCGGCACCAGCTTCGATTGGTCAACGATCCCCGCCGAACTCAAGGAGCGCTCCCTCCTTGCCGGCGGCATCGGCCTCGACAACATCGACCAGGCGCTCGCGGTGGGCACCGCGGGCCTCGATCTCAACTCCGGCATGGAAACGACCAAGGGGGTTAAGGACACCGGAAAGATTGCCCGAGCCTTCGCTACAATTCGCGCATACACCGATTAA
- the trpB gene encoding tryptophan synthase subunit beta, whose protein sequence is MTDSRETLLPAYFGEFGGQFVPESLIPALDQLEKAFVDSQSDPEFKKELSDLLKDYLGRPTPLTETTKLGGKARIFLKREDLVHGGAHKTNQVLGQALLAKRMGKTRIIAETGAGQHGTATALACALLDLECVIYMGAKDVARQQPNVFRMELMGAKVVSVDSGSGTLKDAVNAALRDWTATFHESHYLLGTAAGPHPFPTIVKEFHRIISTEAKAQMLERTGGLPDLVVACVGGGSNAIGMFADFIDEDGVELVGAEPGGLGLDSGHHGATINNGTVGILHGARSYLMRNGDGQVEESYSISAGLDYPGVGPEHAYLHKTGRAKYVGITDAEALEAFQLLSREEGIIPALESSHALAYALKRKDEDITILVSLSGRGDKDIPHVRQTLEEHPELILKDN, encoded by the coding sequence ATGACTGATTCACGTGAAACATTGCTCCCGGCATACTTCGGGGAGTTTGGCGGGCAGTTTGTCCCCGAATCCCTGATCCCCGCCCTCGATCAACTGGAGAAGGCATTCGTCGACTCCCAGAGCGATCCGGAGTTCAAAAAGGAACTTTCGGATCTGCTCAAGGACTACCTCGGCCGCCCAACCCCGCTGACCGAAACCACAAAGCTCGGCGGCAAGGCCCGCATCTTCCTTAAACGCGAGGACCTGGTCCACGGCGGCGCCCACAAGACCAATCAGGTCTTGGGCCAAGCGCTGCTTGCCAAGCGTATGGGCAAGACCCGCATCATCGCCGAAACCGGCGCCGGCCAGCACGGCACCGCCACCGCGCTCGCCTGTGCTTTGCTCGATTTGGAATGCGTTATCTACATGGGAGCCAAGGACGTGGCCCGCCAGCAGCCAAACGTCTTCCGCATGGAACTCATGGGCGCCAAGGTGGTCTCCGTCGACTCGGGCTCCGGCACCCTCAAGGACGCTGTTAATGCCGCGCTGCGCGACTGGACCGCAACGTTCCACGAGTCCCACTACCTCTTGGGCACCGCGGCCGGCCCACACCCCTTCCCAACCATCGTGAAGGAATTCCACCGCATCATCTCCACCGAGGCCAAGGCCCAGATGCTAGAGCGCACCGGCGGGCTTCCCGACCTTGTTGTGGCATGTGTGGGTGGCGGCTCCAATGCAATTGGAATGTTCGCGGACTTCATCGACGAGGACGGCGTGGAACTCGTTGGCGCCGAACCGGGCGGCCTGGGCCTCGATTCCGGCCACCATGGCGCAACCATCAATAACGGCACCGTCGGCATCCTTCACGGTGCGCGTTCCTACCTCATGCGCAACGGGGACGGCCAGGTTGAGGAGTCATATTCCATCTCCGCCGGACTCGACTACCCGGGCGTGGGCCCGGAACACGCCTACCTCCACAAGACCGGCCGCGCCAAGTACGTAGGTATCACCGACGCTGAGGCCCTCGAGGCCTTCCAGCTCCTCTCGCGCGAAGAGGGCATCATCCCGGCGCTCGAGTCCTCCCACGCCCTGGCCTACGCGCTCAAGCGGAAGGATGAGGACATCACCATCCTCGTCTCGCTCTCCGGCCGTGGCGACAAGGACATCCCTCACGTTCGCCAGACCCTCGAAGAACATCCAGAACTAATCCTGAAGGACAATTAA